The Pseudomonas kermanshahensis genome includes a window with the following:
- a CDS encoding nucleoside hydrolase — protein sequence MLKPLLQGLTLMAAATTTLQAAPRDLIIDTDPGADDVVALFLAMASPDELNIRAITTVAGNVRLDKTSRNARLAREWAGREDIPVYAGAGRPLVRTPIYAAEVHGEEGLTGVQVHAPQKPLAQGNAVQYLVDTLGSAQPHSITLAMLGPQTNLALALIQRPEIAQGIKEVVVMGGAHFNGGNITPAAEFNLYADPHAAEVVLASGVQLTYLPLDVTHKLLTSEARLKQLAAVNNQASKRVVDILNAYITHDMDLYGMPGGPVHDASVIAYLLKPELFSGRRIHMVIDSREGPTFGQTIADWYGVLKQPANVMWVEEGDAQGFFDLLSARLARLQ from the coding sequence ATGCTCAAACCGCTGTTACAAGGACTCACCCTCATGGCCGCAGCCACCACCACCCTCCAGGCCGCCCCGCGCGATCTGATCATCGACACCGACCCCGGTGCCGACGACGTGGTCGCGCTGTTCCTGGCCATGGCCTCGCCCGATGAGCTGAACATCCGCGCCATCACCACCGTGGCCGGCAACGTGCGCCTCGATAAAACCTCACGCAACGCCCGCCTGGCCCGCGAATGGGCTGGCCGTGAAGACATCCCCGTGTACGCCGGGGCCGGCCGCCCGCTGGTGCGCACGCCCATCTACGCCGCCGAAGTGCATGGCGAAGAAGGCCTGACCGGTGTGCAAGTCCACGCGCCGCAAAAGCCGCTGGCCCAAGGCAATGCCGTGCAATACCTGGTCGACACTCTCGGCAGCGCACAACCTCACAGCATCACCCTGGCCATGCTCGGCCCACAGACCAACCTGGCCCTGGCGCTTATCCAGCGCCCGGAGATCGCCCAAGGCATCAAAGAAGTCGTGGTCATGGGCGGCGCCCATTTCAACGGCGGCAACATCACCCCTGCAGCCGAATTCAACCTGTACGCCGACCCGCATGCCGCCGAGGTGGTGCTGGCCAGTGGCGTACAACTGACTTACCTGCCGCTGGACGTCACCCACAAGCTGCTGACCAGCGAAGCACGCCTCAAGCAACTCGCGGCGGTCAACAACCAGGCCAGCAAGCGGGTCGTGGATATTCTCAATGCCTACATCACCCACGACATGGACCTGTACGGCATGCCTGGCGGCCCGGTGCACGACGCCAGTGTCATTGCCTACCTGCTAAAACCCGAGCTGTTCAGTGGGCGACGCATTCACATGGTCATCGACAGCCGCGAGGGCCCGACCTTTGGCCAGACCATCGCCGACTGGTATGGCGTGCTGAAACAGCCCGCCAACGTCATGTGGGTAGAGGAGGGGGATGCTCAGGGCTTTTTCGACCTGCTCAGCGCGCGCCTGGCTCGATTGCAATAG
- a CDS encoding LacI family DNA-binding transcriptional regulator codes for MATIKDVAALAGISYTTVSHVLNKTRPVSEQVRLKVEAAIVELDYVPSAVARSLKARSTATIGLLVPNSVNPYFAELARGIEDACERNGYCVILCNSDDNPQKQRSYLRVLLEKRIDGLVVASVGEDSDLLQSLACVRTPMVIVDRELDGVDADLVRIDHEHGAYLATRHLLEFGHRDIAYIGGPAETGVSQLRLAGFRRALQEAGVEAEPSRVLHCDFTSPGGHGAAAQLLDGNRPTAIFAGNDMIGFGVLRAAAERNINVPGELSVIGFDDIELSRYVYPPLTTVGQSIRELGENAAALLLSRIATPRQGSAEQRIVAPRIVQRESTGPRPDLFNDYR; via the coding sequence ATGGCAACCATTAAAGACGTCGCGGCACTGGCGGGTATTTCTTACACCACCGTGTCCCATGTGTTGAACAAGACCCGCCCTGTCAGTGAACAGGTGCGGCTCAAGGTCGAGGCCGCCATCGTCGAGCTCGACTACGTACCCAGCGCGGTGGCGCGCTCGCTCAAGGCGCGCAGCACTGCCACCATCGGCTTGCTGGTGCCCAACAGCGTCAACCCGTACTTCGCCGAACTGGCCCGAGGGATCGAAGACGCCTGCGAACGCAACGGCTACTGCGTGATCCTGTGCAACTCCGACGACAACCCGCAAAAGCAGCGCAGCTACCTGCGTGTGCTGCTGGAAAAACGCATCGATGGCTTGGTAGTAGCGTCTGTAGGTGAAGACAGCGACCTGTTGCAAAGCCTGGCCTGCGTGCGCACACCCATGGTCATCGTCGACCGCGAGCTGGACGGCGTCGACGCCGACCTGGTGCGCATCGACCACGAGCACGGCGCTTACCTGGCCACCCGGCACCTGCTTGAGTTTGGCCATCGCGACATCGCCTACATCGGCGGCCCGGCCGAAACCGGTGTCAGCCAACTGCGCCTGGCCGGTTTCCGTCGGGCGCTGCAAGAGGCGGGGGTAGAGGCGGAGCCCAGCCGCGTGCTGCATTGCGATTTCACCAGCCCAGGCGGCCACGGCGCGGCCGCACAGTTGCTGGACGGCAACCGGCCGACGGCGATCTTCGCCGGTAACGACATGATCGGCTTTGGCGTGCTGCGCGCCGCCGCCGAGCGCAACATCAACGTACCGGGTGAACTGTCGGTGATTGGCTTCGATGACATCGAGCTCAGCCGTTACGTCTACCCGCCGCTGACCACCGTGGGCCAGTCGATCCGCGAGCTGGGCGAAAACGCCGCCGCGTTGCTGCTATCGCGCATAGCCACGCCTCGGCAGGGTTCGGCAGAGCAGCGCATCGTCGCCCCGCGCATCGTGCAGCGCGAGTCCACCGGGCCACGCCCGGACCTGTTCAATGATTACCGCTAA
- a CDS encoding cold-shock protein, translating to MSNRQNGTVKWFNDEKGYGFITPQSGGDDLFVHFKAIESDGFKSLKEGQAVSFVAEKGQKGMQAAQVRPE from the coding sequence ATGTCCAATCGCCAAAACGGCACCGTCAAATGGTTCAATGATGAAAAAGGCTACGGCTTCATCACCCCACAAAGCGGCGGCGACGACCTCTTCGTACACTTCAAGGCCATCGAATCTGACGGCTTCAAGAGCCTGAAAGAAGGCCAGGCTGTTTCCTTCGTGGCCGAGAAAGGCCAGAAAGGCATGCAGGCTGCACAGGTTCGTCCGGAGTAA
- a CDS encoding I78 family peptidase inhibitor, whose translation MFRTRAYLATLAVAAVLAGCSTGGNSAGSAPAAPAGNDGRCEASGADFAIGKPGSPDLLEQARKASGSQMARILKPHDVVTLEYRSERLNLNVDEQGVVTRVNCG comes from the coding sequence ATGTTCCGTACCCGTGCTTACCTGGCGACCCTGGCGGTGGCTGCTGTGCTGGCTGGTTGCAGTACCGGTGGCAATTCTGCGGGCAGTGCGCCTGCCGCACCGGCAGGCAACGACGGTCGCTGCGAAGCCAGCGGTGCCGATTTTGCCATTGGCAAGCCGGGCAGCCCAGACCTGCTGGAGCAGGCCCGCAAGGCCAGTGGTTCGCAGATGGCGCGTATTCTCAAGCCGCACGACGTGGTGACCCTGGAGTACCGCTCCGAGCGCCTTAACCTGAATGTGGATGAGCAAGGTGTGGTAACCCGCGTCAACTGCGGCTAA
- the rbsD gene encoding D-ribose pyranase: protein MKKTALLNIALSRTIAGLGHGDILVIGDAGLPVPPGVELIDLALTPGIPDFASVLRVVLSEMQVERHVLAEEMQKVVPPGLVEIERLRGKLGKREWMSHEEFKVLSRSARAVVRTGECQPYSNIALISGVTF, encoded by the coding sequence ATGAAAAAGACCGCGCTGCTCAATATCGCCCTGTCACGGACCATTGCCGGGTTGGGGCATGGCGACATTCTGGTGATTGGCGATGCCGGGCTTCCGGTGCCGCCTGGCGTCGAGCTGATCGACCTGGCGCTGACGCCGGGCATACCGGACTTTGCCAGTGTGCTGCGGGTGGTGTTGAGCGAGATGCAGGTTGAGCGGCATGTGCTGGCTGAGGAAATGCAGAAAGTGGTACCGCCCGGGCTGGTTGAGATTGAGCGCTTGCGCGGTAAGCTGGGCAAGCGGGAGTGGATGAGCCATGAGGAATTCAAAGTGCTGTCACGCAGTGCGCGTGCCGTGGTGCGCACGGGGGAGTGCCAGCCGTACAGCAACATTGCCCTGATATCCGGGGTGACCTTTTAG
- a CDS encoding sugar ABC transporter ATP-binding protein, giving the protein MPATANEVVLAASGLGKTYAQPVLGDVGLSLRAGEVLALTGENGAGKSTLSKLISGLEVPTTGHMTYRGQAYAPGSRSEAERLGVRMVMQELNLLPTLTVAENLFLDNLPSRFGWISHKRLRQLATAAMAQVGLDAIDPDTPVGELGIGHQQMVEIARNLIGDCHVLIFDEPTAMLTAREVELLFTQIERLRQRGVAIVYISHRLEELQRVAQRIVVLRDGKLVCDEPVQRYSSAELVNLMVGRELGEHIDLGRREIGAPLLKVDRLSRGDKVREVSFEVRAGEIFGISGLIGAGRTELLRLIYGADRADSGSIALGQPPRAVTIDSPKAAVKAGIALITEDRKGEGLLLTQSISANIALGNLGAVSRAGVLDSEAEMALAERQIQAMRIRSAGPHQAVGELSGGNQQKVVIGRWLERDCQVLLFDEPTRGIDVGAKFDIYGLLAELARQGKALVVVSSDLRELMLICDRIAVLSAGRLIDTFERDHWSQDQLLAAAFAGYQTRDALLHDAAPRMDA; this is encoded by the coding sequence ATGCCTGCAACGGCCAATGAAGTGGTGCTCGCCGCCAGCGGGCTGGGCAAGACCTACGCCCAGCCGGTGCTCGGTGACGTCGGCCTGAGCCTGCGCGCTGGTGAGGTACTGGCCCTGACGGGCGAGAACGGCGCTGGCAAGAGCACGTTGTCCAAGCTCATCAGTGGCCTTGAGGTGCCCACCACCGGGCACATGACCTACCGCGGCCAGGCTTACGCGCCCGGCAGCCGCAGCGAGGCCGAGCGCCTCGGTGTGCGCATGGTCATGCAGGAACTCAACCTGCTGCCGACCCTGACCGTGGCCGAAAACCTGTTCCTCGACAACCTGCCCAGCCGCTTCGGCTGGATCAGCCACAAGCGCCTGCGCCAACTGGCCACCGCTGCCATGGCCCAGGTCGGGTTGGACGCCATCGACCCGGACACCCCGGTCGGCGAGCTGGGCATCGGCCATCAGCAGATGGTCGAAATCGCCCGCAACCTGATCGGCGATTGCCATGTGCTGATCTTCGACGAACCCACCGCCATGCTCACTGCGCGTGAAGTGGAGCTGCTGTTCACCCAGATCGAACGCCTGCGCCAGCGCGGCGTGGCCATCGTTTATATCTCCCACCGCCTCGAAGAACTGCAGCGCGTGGCCCAGCGCATCGTCGTGCTGCGTGACGGCAAGCTGGTGTGCGACGAGCCGGTCCAGCGCTACAGCAGCGCCGAGCTGGTCAACCTGATGGTCGGCCGTGAGCTGGGCGAACACATCGACCTGGGCCGCCGCGAGATTGGCGCGCCGTTGCTGAAGGTCGACCGACTTAGCCGGGGGGACAAGGTGCGTGAGGTGTCGTTCGAGGTCAGGGCAGGGGAGATCTTCGGTATCTCTGGCCTGATCGGCGCCGGCCGCACCGAGCTGCTGCGCCTGATCTACGGTGCCGACCGCGCCGACAGTGGCAGCATCGCCCTGGGCCAGCCGCCACGGGCAGTGACCATCGACTCACCCAAAGCCGCCGTCAAAGCCGGTATCGCCCTGATCACTGAAGACCGCAAAGGCGAAGGCCTGCTGTTAACCCAGTCGATCAGCGCCAATATCGCCTTGGGCAACCTTGGCGCGGTATCGCGCGCCGGTGTGCTCGACAGCGAGGCGGAAATGGCCCTGGCCGAACGCCAGATCCAGGCCATGCGCATCCGCAGCGCCGGCCCGCACCAGGCCGTGGGCGAACTGTCCGGTGGCAACCAGCAGAAGGTGGTGATCGGCCGTTGGCTGGAGCGTGATTGCCAGGTGCTGTTGTTCGATGAGCCAACCCGAGGCATCGACGTTGGCGCCAAGTTCGACATCTACGGTCTGCTGGCCGAACTGGCGCGCCAAGGCAAGGCCCTGGTGGTGGTGTCCAGCGACCTGCGCGAACTGATGCTGATCTGCGACCGCATTGCCGTGCTCTCGGCCGGTCGCCTGATCGACACCTTCGAGCGCGACCATTGGAGCCAGGACCAGCTTCTTGCCGCTGCCTTTGCCGGCTATCAAACACGTGACGCACTGCTGCATGACGCAGCACCCAGGATGGATGCATGA
- a CDS encoding sugar ABC transporter substrate-binding protein has product MKLPFPGRLLALAVVSSLSLALPLSAAHAEEKPKVALVMKSLANEFFLTMEDGAKDYQKSHANDFDLIANGIKNETDTGEQIRIVEQMVNAGAKALVIAPADSKALVSAVKKAMDQGVVVINIDNRLDPELLKSKGIRVPFVGPDNRKGARLVGDYLAQQKLKAGDQVGIIEGVPTTTNAQQRTAGFKDAMEAAQMKIVSVQSGNWEIDKGNAVAASMLNEYPELKALLAGNDSMALGAVSAVRAAGKAGQVQVVGYDNINAIKPMLKDGRVLATLDQAASQQAVFGIQAALKMINGEQPGVDADNVIQTPVTLITQP; this is encoded by the coding sequence ATGAAACTGCCGTTCCCCGGTCGTCTGCTGGCCCTCGCTGTCGTCTCGTCACTTTCCCTGGCCTTGCCGCTCAGTGCTGCACACGCCGAAGAAAAGCCCAAAGTCGCCTTGGTGATGAAGTCCCTCGCCAACGAATTTTTCCTCACCATGGAAGACGGCGCCAAGGATTATCAAAAAAGCCATGCCAATGATTTCGACCTGATCGCCAACGGCATCAAGAACGAGACTGACACCGGCGAGCAGATCCGCATCGTCGAGCAGATGGTCAACGCAGGGGCCAAAGCCCTGGTGATTGCGCCTGCGGACTCCAAAGCCCTGGTTTCAGCCGTTAAAAAGGCCATGGACCAAGGCGTGGTGGTGATCAACATCGACAACCGCCTAGACCCCGAACTGCTCAAGAGCAAAGGCATCAGAGTACCCTTCGTAGGCCCCGACAACCGCAAAGGCGCCCGCCTGGTGGGCGACTACCTGGCGCAGCAGAAGCTCAAGGCCGGTGACCAAGTCGGCATCATCGAAGGCGTGCCGACCACCACCAACGCCCAGCAGCGCACCGCCGGCTTCAAGGACGCCATGGAGGCCGCGCAGATGAAGATCGTTTCGGTGCAGTCCGGCAACTGGGAAATTGACAAAGGCAACGCCGTCGCCGCCTCCATGCTCAACGAATACCCCGAGCTCAAGGCCCTGCTGGCCGGTAACGACAGCATGGCCCTGGGCGCCGTGTCGGCCGTGCGCGCCGCAGGCAAGGCCGGCCAGGTGCAAGTGGTCGGTTACGACAACATCAATGCCATCAAACCCATGCTCAAGGACGGCCGCGTACTCGCCACCCTCGACCAAGCCGCCAGCCAGCAGGCGGTGTTCGGTATCCAGGCGGCGCTGAAGATGATCAACGGTGAGCAGCCGGGCGTGGATGCCGACAATGTCATCCAGACCCCCGTCACGCTCATCACCCAGCCCTGA
- the rbsK gene encoding ribokinase, which produces MHAKVVVVGSLNMDLVARAQRLPRAGETLPGEAFFTAPGGKGANQAVAVARLGGSVAMVGNVGDDAYGQQLRKALEREGVDCQAVSVCQGVSSGVALITVDAASQNCIVIIPGGNGLLTPQSVQRFDKLLQAADVIICQLEVPAETVAWALARGHELGKRVILNPAPATGPLPSTWFGHIDYLTPNESEAEALTGITVTDQGSALRAGERLLQLGAGKVIITLGAQGALLVTAQGHQHFPAPVVQPVDTTAAGDTFVGGFAAALVRGLEEGEAIAFGQRAAALSVTRVGAQPSIPYLSELQP; this is translated from the coding sequence ATGCATGCCAAGGTAGTGGTGGTCGGTAGCCTCAATATGGACTTGGTCGCCCGCGCCCAGCGTTTGCCACGGGCGGGCGAAACCTTACCTGGCGAGGCGTTTTTCACGGCGCCCGGCGGCAAGGGCGCCAACCAGGCGGTGGCGGTGGCACGGTTGGGTGGCAGTGTGGCGATGGTGGGCAACGTCGGCGATGACGCCTATGGCCAGCAACTGCGCAAGGCGCTGGAGCGCGAAGGCGTTGATTGCCAGGCGGTGAGCGTGTGCCAAGGGGTTTCCAGCGGTGTGGCGCTGATCACCGTCGACGCCGCCAGCCAGAACTGCATCGTCATCATCCCGGGTGGTAATGGCCTGCTAACGCCGCAGTCGGTGCAGCGCTTCGACAAGTTGCTGCAGGCGGCCGACGTCATCATCTGTCAGTTGGAAGTGCCGGCCGAAACCGTGGCCTGGGCCTTGGCCAGGGGGCACGAACTGGGCAAGCGTGTCATCCTCAATCCGGCGCCTGCTACAGGCCCGCTGCCCTCAACCTGGTTTGGCCATATCGACTACCTGACCCCAAACGAAAGCGAGGCCGAAGCACTGACCGGTATCACTGTCACCGACCAGGGCAGCGCCCTGCGCGCCGGTGAGCGATTGCTGCAACTGGGCGCTGGCAAAGTGATCATCACCCTCGGCGCCCAAGGCGCCCTGTTGGTGACCGCGCAGGGCCATCAGCACTTCCCTGCGCCGGTGGTGCAGCCGGTGGACACCACGGCCGCTGGCGACACTTTCGTAGGTGGTTTTGCCGCAGCTTTGGTGCGGGGCCTGGAGGAGGGCGAGGCAATCGCTTTCGGCCAGCGCGCCGCCGCATTGTCGGTCACTCGCGTGGGGGCGCAGCCGTCGATTCCCTACCTCTCGGAGTTGCAGCCATGA
- a CDS encoding ABC transporter permease gives MKTTPLDNQNAAPVRRSGTYFGLGTYLGLAGALLAMIVLFSFLSSHFWSYATFSTLANQIPDLMVLAVGMTFVLIIGGIDLSVGSVLALAASTVSVAILGWGWGVLPSALLGMAVAALAGSITGGVTVAWRIPSFIVSLGVLEMARGLAYQFTDSRTAYIGDAYAWFSNPIAFGISPAFLIALLVIVLAQLVLTRTVFGRYLIGIGTNEEAVRLAGIDPRPYKVLVFALMGLLAGLAALFQISRLEAADPNAGSGLELQVIAAVVIGGTSLMGGRGSVISTFFGVLIISVLAAGLAQIGASEPTKRIITGAVIVIAVVLDTYRSRRAGRRN, from the coding sequence ATGAAAACCACCCCCCTCGACAACCAAAACGCCGCCCCCGTGCGCCGCAGTGGCACGTACTTCGGCCTGGGCACTTACCTGGGCCTGGCCGGCGCGCTGCTGGCGATGATCGTGCTGTTCTCGTTCCTCAGTAGCCACTTCTGGTCCTATGCCACCTTCAGCACCCTGGCCAACCAGATCCCTGACCTGATGGTGCTGGCGGTCGGCATGACCTTCGTGCTGATCATCGGCGGCATCGACCTGTCGGTCGGCTCGGTGCTGGCGCTGGCGGCCTCGACGGTCAGCGTGGCTATTCTCGGCTGGGGCTGGGGCGTGCTGCCCTCGGCGCTGCTCGGCATGGCCGTGGCAGCCCTGGCTGGTAGCATCACCGGCGGCGTTACCGTGGCCTGGCGCATCCCCTCGTTCATCGTTTCGCTCGGCGTGCTGGAGATGGCCCGCGGCCTGGCCTACCAGTTCACCGACTCGCGCACCGCCTATATCGGCGATGCCTACGCCTGGTTCTCCAACCCGATTGCGTTCGGTATTTCGCCGGCATTCCTCATCGCCCTGCTGGTGATCGTACTGGCCCAACTGGTGCTGACCCGCACAGTGTTCGGCCGCTACCTGATCGGCATCGGCACCAACGAAGAGGCCGTGCGCCTGGCGGGCATCGACCCGCGCCCCTACAAAGTGCTGGTGTTCGCCCTGATGGGGCTGCTCGCCGGCCTGGCTGCGCTGTTCCAGATTTCGCGCCTCGAAGCAGCCGACCCCAATGCCGGGTCCGGCCTTGAGCTGCAGGTGATTGCCGCCGTGGTGATCGGCGGCACCAGCCTGATGGGTGGCCGCGGTTCGGTCATCAGTACTTTCTTTGGCGTGCTGATCATTTCGGTGCTGGCCGCAGGTCTGGCGCAGATCGGCGCATCGGAACCCACAAAACGCATCATCACCGGGGCGGTCATCGTCATCGCCGTGGTGCTCGACACTTACCGTAGCCGGCGTGCAGGCCGGCGGAACTGA
- the thrS gene encoding threonine--tRNA ligase, producing the protein MPTITLPDGSQRSFDHAVSVAEVAASIGAGLAKATLAGKVDGKLVDACDLITHDATLQIITPKDEEGLEIIRHSCAHLIGHAVKQLYPTAKMVIGPVIDEGFYYDIAYERPFTPEDMAAIEKRMLQLIEKDYDVVKKMTPRAEVIDVFKARGEDYKLRLVEDMPDEQAMGLYYHEEYVDMCRGPHVPNTRFLKAFKLTKLSGAYWRGDAKNEQLQRVYGTAWADKKQLAAYIQRIEEAEKRDHRKIGKQLDLFHLQEEAPGMVFWHPDGWTVYQVLEQYMRKVQRDNNYLEIKTPQVVDRILWERSGHWSNYAENMFTTSSENRDYAVKPMNCPCHVQVFNQGLKSYRDLPMRLAEFGACHRNEPSGALHGIMRVRGFTQDDAHIFCTEDQVKKEAADFIKLTLDVYKDFGFSDIAMKLSTRPAKRVGSEELWDRAEGALADALNESGLEWEYQPGEGAFYGPKIEFTLRDCLGRNWQCGTLQYDPNLPERLDASYIAEDNSRKRPVMLHRAILGSFERFIGMLIEHYAGVFPAWLAPTQAVVMNITDKQADFALEVEKSLNGSGFRAKSDLRNEKIGFKIREHTLLKVPYLLVIGDREVETQTVAVRTREGADLGSMPVAQFAELLTQAVSRRGRQESE; encoded by the coding sequence ATGCCAACTATTACTCTTCCCGATGGCAGTCAACGTTCGTTTGATCACGCCGTATCCGTAGCTGAAGTCGCCGCCTCTATTGGTGCCGGCCTGGCCAAGGCCACCTTGGCCGGCAAGGTCGACGGCAAGCTGGTCGACGCCTGCGACCTGATCACCCACGACGCCACCCTGCAGATCATCACCCCTAAAGATGAAGAGGGACTGGAGATCATTCGTCACTCGTGCGCCCACTTGATCGGCCACGCGGTGAAACAGCTGTACCCGACCGCCAAGATGGTGATCGGCCCGGTGATCGACGAAGGCTTCTATTACGACATCGCCTATGAGCGCCCCTTCACCCCAGAAGACATGGCCGCCATCGAAAAGCGCATGCTGCAGCTGATCGAGAAGGATTACGACGTCGTCAAGAAGATGACCCCGCGCGCCGAAGTCATCGACGTGTTCAAGGCCCGTGGCGAAGATTACAAGCTGCGCCTGGTCGAAGACATGCCGGATGAACAGGCCATGGGCCTGTACTACCACGAAGAATACGTCGACATGTGCCGTGGCCCGCACGTGCCGAACACGCGCTTCCTCAAGGCATTCAAGCTGACCAAGCTGTCCGGCGCCTACTGGCGCGGCGATGCCAAGAACGAGCAGCTGCAACGCGTCTACGGCACCGCCTGGGCTGACAAGAAGCAGCTGGCCGCCTATATCCAGCGCATCGAAGAAGCCGAAAAACGCGACCACCGCAAGATCGGCAAGCAGCTCGACCTCTTCCACCTGCAGGAGGAAGCCCCAGGCATGGTGTTCTGGCACCCGGACGGCTGGACCGTCTATCAGGTGCTCGAGCAGTACATGCGCAAGGTTCAGCGCGATAACAACTACCTCGAAATCAAGACCCCGCAGGTCGTTGACCGTATTCTGTGGGAGCGTTCCGGCCACTGGTCCAACTACGCCGAGAACATGTTCACCACGTCGTCGGAAAACCGTGACTACGCGGTCAAGCCGATGAACTGCCCGTGCCACGTGCAGGTGTTCAACCAGGGCCTGAAGTCGTACCGCGACCTGCCGATGCGCCTGGCCGAGTTCGGTGCTTGCCACCGTAATGAGCCGTCCGGCGCCCTGCACGGCATCATGCGTGTGCGTGGCTTCACCCAGGACGACGCGCACATCTTCTGCACCGAAGATCAGGTGAAGAAAGAAGCCGCCGACTTCATCAAGCTGACCCTGGACGTCTACAAGGACTTCGGTTTCAGTGACATCGCCATGAAGCTCTCGACCCGCCCAGCCAAGCGCGTGGGCTCTGAAGAGCTGTGGGACCGCGCCGAAGGCGCCCTGGCCGATGCCCTGAACGAGTCTGGCCTGGAGTGGGAATACCAGCCGGGCGAGGGCGCGTTCTACGGTCCGAAGATCGAATTTACCCTGCGCGACTGCCTCGGCCGTAACTGGCAGTGTGGTACCCTGCAGTACGATCCGAACCTGCCAGAGCGTCTGGACGCCAGCTACATCGCCGAAGACAATAGCCGCAAGCGCCCGGTAATGCTGCACCGCGCCATCCTCGGTTCGTTCGAACGCTTCATCGGCATGCTCATCGAGCATTACGCGGGTGTGTTCCCGGCATGGCTGGCGCCGACCCAGGCAGTGGTCATGAATATCACCGACAAACAGGCCGATTTCGCCCTTGAGGTTGAGAAATCTCTGAACGGTAGCGGTTTCCGTGCCAAGTCGGACTTGAGAAATGAGAAGATCGGCTTTAAAATCCGCGAGCATACTTTGCTCAAGGTCCCGTACCTTTTGGTTATAGGGGACCGCGAAGTCGAAACGCAAACCGTCGCTGTGCGTACTCGCGAAGGCGCAGACCTGGGCTCCATGCCCGTCGCGCAATTCGCTGAGCTCCTGACACAAGCGGTTTCCCGGCGTGGTCGCCAAGAATCGGAGTAA